The Chryseobacterium glaciei DNA window GCTCATCTGCTGATGACGGTATTTATATTTTGCTTAAAGAAATTCTGGACAACTCTATCGATGAGTTCAGAATGAAGTCGGGTAAGAGAATTGAAATAAAAGTGGACGACGGTAAAGTTATGATTCGTGACTTTGGCCGTGGAATTCCATTAGGAAAAGTGGTAGACGCTGTTTCCAAAATGAATACTGGGGGTAAGTATGATAGTAAAGCCTTCAAAAAATCTGTAGGTCTGAATGGGGTAGGTACAAAAGCTGTAAATGCTCTTTCAGAATATTTCCGTGTACGATCTTTCCGTGAAGGAAAAATGAAGATGGCAGAATTTTCCCGTGGGATGATTACGGAAGATTTTGAAGAAAAAGATACCTCAGACAGAAACGGAACCGAAATTTCCTTTGTTCCGGATGGAGAAATTTTCCTTCATTTCAAATACAGAAAAGAGTATATCGAAAGGATGTTACGTAATTATGCGTATCTAAATCCGGGATTAAAAATTCTTTTCAACGGAGAAACATTTTATTCTGAAAATGGTCTTAAAGACTTATTGGAAGAGGAAGTGGAAAGTGAAATTCTTTATCCAATCGTTCACTTGAGGGATAATGATATTGAATTAGCCATCACGCATTCCGATAAATCTCAGACCGAGACCTATTTTTCATTCGTTAACGGACAAAATACAACGCAGGGTGGAACGCACTTAAATGCCTTCCGTGAAGCGTATGTAAAAACGATCCGTGAGTTTTTTAATAAGAATTTTGATGCTTCTGATATCAGAAAATCGATCATCGCAGCGATTTCCATTAATGTTGAAGAGCCTGTTTTTGAATCTCAGACGAAAACTAAATTAGGTTCAAACGATATTGGACCAAATGGGCCAACGGTTAGAACTTTCATCATTGATTTTCTGAAAAGTAAATTAGATAATTTCTTACATAAAAATCCTGAAATTTCTGAAGCGATCCAGAGAAAAATATTGATCTCGGAAAGAGAAAGAAAAGAGCTTTCCGGAATTCAGAAATTGGCGAGAGAAAGAGCTAAGAAAGTTTCTCTTCACAATAAAAAACTTCGTGACTGCAGACAGCATTATAATGATCAAAAGGCTGAAAGAAAAGGAGATACGCAGATTTTTATTACCGAAGGAGATTCTGCATCAGGATCAATCACAAAATCTAGACAGGTAGAAACTCAGGCTGTATTTTCATTAAAAGGAAAGCCTTTGAATTGCTATGGGCTTACGAAAAAGGTAGTGTACGAAAATGAAGAATTCAATTTGCTTCAAGCTGCTTTAAATATCGAAGAAAGTCTTGAAGACTTAAGATATAACCACGTAATTATTGCAACAGATGCCGACGTCGATGGGATGCACATTCGTTTGCTGATGATCACATTCTTTTTACAGTTTTTCCCTGATCTGATTAAGAATGGACACCTTTATATCCTTCAAACTCCTTTGTTTAGGGTAAGAAATAAAAAGGAAACAAGATATTGTTACTCCGAACAGGAAAGAGTGAAAGCATTAAACGAGTTGGGAAAGAACCCTGAGATTACTCGATTCAAAGGATTGGGAGAGATCTCGCCTGATGAGTTTAAACATTTCATTGGTAAAGACATTCGTCTGGAACCTGTCGTGATCGGAAAAGATCAGACAATAGAACAGTTATTAGAATTTTACATGGGTAAAAATACTCCGGACAGACAGTTGTTTATCTTGGATAACCTTGTCGTAGAAGACCCGGATATTGATAAAAAAGAAATATTGAGTGAAGCTATAGAAGAATAAATAATACAAATACAATGATGAAAAAAGACCACTTAAAACACCAAAAAACAAAACACACCAAAACACACACTAATTAATATGAGACTGAGTAACCGTAACAAAGCTTCGGTATATAACTTTGTGAATACGCTATTGATAATGGCAGTTTTAATCGGGATTGCGCTTTTTCTTCTTGAAGAATATAGATTTAATATTTTAGGATTAGAAAGCTATTTATTAATGATTATTCCTATTGCCTTACTAATAGCTTTTTACTTAAGAGGAAGACAAATTTTTGAGTACGACAGTGATGGGGAGGCCCTTAATTTTAAAAACCGAAACATTGTTCCATTTCTGGATAAGCCATTAAGTGATGAGTTCCCGAAATACAAACTGATAAACTATGAGATTATAGATGTTTTCTTTATTAAAAGACTCTATGTTACCATTTCAAGTAAAGTTAGTGGATCCACAATGTTGAAATATGAAATTTCGTACCTCACGAGAAAAGAAGTAACAGATTTAAAGTTCTCTTTAAATAAAGTCGTAAAAGCTAATAACGAGAAAAAAGAGTTAAAAATAAAAAATGACAGAAGAACACTCTCATGAAGGTGAAAGCTTAAAAAAAGTTTCCGGTCTTTACAAAGATTGGTTTCTTGATTATGCATCGTATGTAATTTTAGACAGGGCAATTCCGTCTGTTTATGATGGTTTGAAGCCTGTTCAGCGAAGAATCATGCACTCCATGCGTGAGCTGGAAGACGGTCGTTACAACAAAGTTGCCAATATCGTTGGAAATACCATGAAATATCACCCTCATGGTGATGCGTCGATTACCGATGCAATGGTAGCGATCGGCCAAAAGGAACTCTTAATAGATACTCAGGGAAACTGGGGAAATATCTATACAGGAGATTCTGCGGCGGCGGCGAGATATATTGAAGCGAGATTAACACCTTTTGCACTAGAAGTTGTCTTCAATCCTAAAACAACGGAGTGGGCAAAATCTTATGACGGTAGGAATAACGAACCGATCGACCTACCTGTAAAATTTCCATTGCTTCTTGCACAGGGAGTTGAGGGAATTGGTGTTGGGCTTTCAACCAAGATTCTTCCACATAATTTTAATGAATTAATTAATGCTTCTGTTGCCTATTTAAAAGGTAAAAAGTTTGAAATATTCCCAGATTTCTTAACCGCCGGATATTTAGATATTTCTGAATATAACGACGGTCATAGAGGGGGGAAAGTAAGAGCCAGAGCCAGAATTACGCAGACAGACAAGCATACTTTAGTGATTACTGAGCTTCCTTTTTCTAAAAATACGAGCGATTTAATTGATTCAATATTAAAAGCGAATGAAAAAGGAAAAATCAAGATCAAAAAAATTGAGGACAATACGTCTGATAAAGTAGAAATCCTTATTCATCTTCCAAATGATTCTTCGCCTGATAAAACAATTGATGCTTTATACGCATTTACAGATTGCCAGGTAACTATTTCTCCGAATGCGTGTGTAATTGTTGGTGATAAACCAATGTTCCTGAACGTTTCTGAGATTTTAAGAATGAATACTGATCACACAGTTTCATTGCTCAAAAAAGAATTGGAGATCGAACTTCACGAGTTGCAGGAAAACTGGCATTTCTCTTCATTGGAAAGGATTTTCATTGAAAACAGAATTTACCACGATATTGAAGAAGTTGAAACTTGGGATGATGTTTTATTAACAATCGACAAAGGCTTAAAACCTCACACGAAACATCTGTTAAGAGCCGTAACGCAGGAAGATATTCTTCGATTGACAGAGATCAGAATTAAGAGAATTTCAAGATTCGATTTAGATAAATTTAAAGAAAATATAGCCGCTCTTGAAGGCAAAATTGAACTTGTAAAACATAACCTGGCTCACCTTATTACCTATGCAATTGATTATTATTTAAATATTCAAAAGAAATTTGGTAAGGATAGAGAAAGAAAAACGGAGCTTAGAATTTTTGATACGATTGATGCAACGAAAGTAGCCGTAGCCAACGAAAAATTCTATGCTAATTTTGAAGAAGGTTTCATCGGAACTTCTCTGAAAAAAGATCAGTATTTATTTGATTGTTCGGACATCGACGAGATCATTACTTTCAGAAAAGACGGAAGCATGAAAGTCGTAAAAGTGGAAGCTAAAACTTTTATCGGAAAGGATATTTTGCATGTTGCAATTTTCAAGAAAAACGATAAGAGAACGGTTTACAACATGATTTACCGTGAAGGTAGAGACGGGCCATATTACATGAAACGTTTTTCCGTAACGGGTGTGACCAGAAACACAGATTATCCGTTAGCTTCAGATAAAAAATTCTCTGAAATGCTTTATTTCTCAGCAAATCCAAATGGTGAAGCAGAAACGGTATCGGTACTTTTAAAGCCAAATCCAAGAATCAGAAAAAATAAAATGGATATTGATTTCTCTGAATTAGCCATCAAAGGGCGTGATTCTAAAGGGAATTTGGTAACCAAATATTCTATTAAAAAAGTTGATCTTAAAGAAGAAGGCGTTTCTACATTAGCACCAAGAAGAATTTGGTTTGATGATACCGTTAGAAGACTAAACGCAGACGGAAGAGGAACTTTATTGGGAAGTTTTAAAGGAGACGATAAAATATTAATTGTCACGGGTAACGGAGAAGCTAAATTGATTTCTTTTGATCTAGGAAACCGTTTCGATGACGAATACCTGATCTTAGAAAAATGGAGACCTAATCAGCCAATCACATGTATTTATTATGATGGCGAAAAGGAAATTTATTTTATCAAAAGGTTCCTTTTGGAGAATAATACGAATCCGCAGGCCTTTATGCCATCAGAACATCCTAAGTCATTTATCGAAAATATAATTGTAGCGAATGGCTGTACTGCAGAAATCGCTTTTGCAAAAGATAAAGGAAAAGAACGAGATCCTGAAACAGTAAATATTGACGAATTTATTGCCGTAAAAGGGATTAAAGCTATTGGAAATCAGTTTACTAAATTTAAAGTTAAGACAATCAACGTAACCATTCCTGAACCTGAAGAGGAAGAGCCGGAAGTATATGAAGAACCTGAAAATACAGAAGGAACGGATGATGACGGAGGTGTGATAGGTGATTTGTTTGATGCAGGAGAACCTGAAAATCAATAGATTTTATAATTAAATGAAAAGAATATTATTTCCGATTGCAATTTTCGCGATCAGTTTTTCCTGCAAAGAGAAAAAAGAAAAGGTAACCGAAACAAAAGTTATTGAAACCAAAGTTGCTGATTCTGCGCAAAGTGTAGTTTCAGAAGAAATAACTGATGAAAAACCTAGAAAAGAAGATACCGACTATGAAATGGTCAGTGAAAAAGATTTCAAGCAATGGAAAGGCGAGTATCATTTAGATTATCTTGATTATGCAGGAGAGAATGACGGGACAAAGCTCAAATCGAAATTAGTATTGGACGGACCTGAAGATGGTCATTTCTATCTTTGGTATGAGAAACCAAGTGACACCGCAAAATTAGGTATGCATCATGTATACGGAAGTTTTGGTAAGGCTGATAATGAGAATACAGCCATTAAATTTTTACCCGAAATCGTTATTGAAGGAGAAAATACAGGAATTGATTTAGACTTTTTCTTATATAACAAAAACAATACGTTTTATATTAAAAGTGAGATGATTCCTTCTGAAGGAGGAGTCACAAAAGAGCTTCCGATTCAAAAAATTAAATAAAAAATTATGAATATAGTAGTTTTAGTAATCATTGCCGTGACCTGTATTATCAGTTACATGGGGCTTAATAATATTCAGTTATTTGAAAAATATAAGTTTAATATTAATGCGATAAAATCCAAAAAAGAATATATAAGATTGGTAAGTTCAGCATTTCTTCATGCGGATTTTATGCACTTATTCTTCAATATGTTGTCTTTGTATTTCTTTCAGGGAGTGGTTATTCATTTTTTTGGAACTATAGGGTTTTTAATTATCTACTTTGGATCGATGATTCTTGGAAATTTGTTTAGCTTACTTATTTACAAAAATCAACCTTGGTATTCAGCTATTGGAGCTTCTGGTGCTGTTTCCGGGATTATCTTCGCGTCAATTGCGATGGCTCCAAACGAAATTAGCGTTAATTTTTTACCAGGCTGGCTTTTCGGAACATTATATTTCGGATATTCTGTATATATGATGTTAAATCCAAAGCAATGGGATAATCTGGGACACTCTGCACATTTAGGTGGAGCATTTTTCGGATTGGTTTATTCAATCGCATTGCACCCTGATTTAGCATTAAGTAATTGGTATTTCTTAGGAGCAATGTCCCTTCCTTTAATATATTTATCTTATCAAATATTTATAAAAAAAAAGATAGGTTAAAAAATTAATTTTAAATAATATTAAAACCAATGAGCTTAAATTCTGTTCATTGGTTTTATTTTTTTTAACTAAAAAACCGCCTCAAGAGAATGAGACGGTTAAAAAAATATAATTAGCTGTTAAAAAAATTACTTCTTGATAATTTTTTGATTTACAAGTCCTTGTTTTGTTTTTATCTGAATGAAATACATTCCGGATGGAAATCCGCTCATATCAATTGATCGAGTGTTTCCTTTGATATTTTTAACAATTTCTCCCAAACCATTCATTAAAATAATATTTTCAATGGGATTTTTTTCAGAATTTGAGATGGTAAGAATTGTTTCTACCGGATTTGGATAAATCGACAGTTTCTCAACCTTATTTTCATGAGTCGCTAAAACAGCGGAAGAAGCATATTGTGTTTTAATGTAAAACAGATTCGCAACACTTCCTTTTGTAATCGAGTGTGAACCCGCATTTACCGTTGGAATCGTTACAACTCCCAAAGATGCCGTGTAAGAAATTCCGTCTACTTTTACAGTTCCGCTGAATGTTGGATCAAAAACTAAAGTTAATGAAGATGGAGCTGTTGTATTATAGTTGATTGAGGTTGCAGATTCTATTTTTAAACGTTTTGTTAAAGCTATTCCATCATAGTTTGCTGATCCATCGGTTGAATTAATATTCGCTGATGTAAATGAATAGAACGAACTGCTTAAATTAGAAGCTGTAAAGTTATGCACCTCATTTCCTTGCGGATTTGTTCCTGTTGTGGTCACTGCAATACTTCCTGTTCCAGAAACTGGAGTTCCCGAAGAACCAACCGTCGTTACTGTGAAATCTACATCCGCAGTCGGGATTCCAGATATAGTTATTGTTTTATTGGTCACATTTTTCACAAAGCTTATTCCTGAAGCGGGAAGTCCTGTTACGGTAGCATCGGTTGCTGTTCCACCCCAAGTGAAGATCATTGGTTCGATGGCACTTCCCACAGTTACATTTTGATCGTTGTTCGATGCAATAAGTAGTGTTTGAGAACTAACCGGAGTTGAAACTTCTCCCTGTACAAATACCAAAGTAGGAGTGTAGCCTTGTAATAAAGCCATCAAACCTGTATTTACCGCATCAGAAGTATCATCAACTGCATTATTGAATGTCCAATTGATATCTCCACCCGAAACTCTTCCCGAATACTGTGTTACTTTATCTTTTGCAGCCGTGGGAGAATCCGGAACCAATGAATTGATATATAATGAAGCATTAGTATCAAAATTATTATACGTTGCATTTCCCTGGAAAGCTTTGATATTAACTGTCAATGCTTCACTTCTAGTTGTTGCAACATAAGCATCAAACTGAGCGGATGCGCTTGTTGAGTTGTATGGAATAAAAGCATTTTGGTTGATCATATAATTATCAAAAGCTTTGATCATTCCGCCATTTTCGCCTGAAAAAGTTCCTGTAGAACCGTTAGCAACATCAGTTCCTTGTTTTGAAATAAGCGTCGGATATTTACAGTTTCTGAAATAATTTCCTTCAACAAAAACAGATGAACCTAACGTTGATCCGACTCCATATTTTGAGTTTCCGTCATAATAATTGTTGTAAACATGTGCCGAATAATAACGAACACGCGGATGTCTTGAATCTGAATGATCAAACCAATTGTGATGATAAGTGATGTAAAGTCCGGCTGTTGTTCCTTCGCTCAAACCAAGAAGACAGCTTTTACCATTGTCCCAAAAATGGTTGTATGAAAAAGTGATATACGTTGATTTTTTAGCATCCAAAGCTCCGTCACCTTTCGCCTGATCAGCATCTCCACCTGGTTTTCCGTAGAAAAAGTCGCAGTTGTGAGCCCAGACATAGCTGTTATCTTGTTGTAGACTTAAATTGTCACCTTCTGCAGCGTCAGTCAACATAAAACCTAGATTTCTTACTTCAACATTGGTTGCATTTTTAATTCTTACACCCCAACCATTAACAACAGCGTCGGAACCAACGCCTTCAAATGTGACTGAATTGGCCGCAAGACTTTTATTTTCAATTACAGCATCACCATTTAGCAAATAACTTGGATCTGTAATATTTCCGATTAATCTTACGACTAAAGGACGGCTGTCAATTCCTTTTTTGAAACCGTCCAAAATAGTTTGTAACCCTACACAAGGGTTTGCATTAGCGCCTGTTACGTTCAGGGAAACTGTATTTTTTGTTCCTTGAGTGATGTAAATAACTACTGCATTGGATTTTAGAGTTCCATCAAGATTGTATGCTCCAGGAATTCTTCCGTTGCTGTGAGCAAAGCCGGTTCTGTCATGAGGAAGTACAGTTACTGCATTGGACACAGCTTCCGGACCTTCCACATTATTGGTTACGGGAACAACTTTTATAGTATAATTTCCTGCACTAAGACCTAAAATATCAGCTCTAAAATAAGAACCGTAACTTCTTATTAATTGTGTATCAATAAGTTTGTTGGTTTGTCCACCACCGGTATAATAGACTTTGTAACTATCAACTCCGCTTATTGGAGTCCATTTTACGTATGCTGTTTCAAGCCAACCTGTCGCTTGGGTTATGGTAACTTGTGCTTTCAGCAAAATGGAGCTGAAGAGAAGCACAAAATAAATAAAGAATTTTTTCATGATTAATAATATTAGTTTAGTTTTAAAATTGATTTTACAACGTGCAATCGATTGCTCTCAAATATATATAAATTTTCAATATAAATCATTTTGTTGTGAAATTAATCATAAAAAAGCTTGTAAGTGGTTTATTATAAAAGGTTTTCGGTTTTTAGTTGAAAATATGTTAATCGTATAACCTTGGAATTAATGGTCTATTTTATTTTCCTAAAAAAGTGGATAATGTAACGAAAAAGAGATTTAATTGAGAAAAATAGATTTTAAATCAATTAGAAATAGTGTAATTATTAAAATCATTCAAGTTCTTTTATCTTGAAATTTGGCTGTTTTAAAAATGATACTTAGTTTTAATATTTAAAAGAAGAAAATACATTTACAAAAAAACAAATAATGAAAAAAAGAGTATCCTTCAAAATGTTTCTAAAGCCCGGTTGCGAAAACGAATATGAAAAAAGGCACAACGAAATTTGGCCGGAACTACAGGCATTATTAAAAGAATCGGGAGTGTCTGATTATACGATATATTGGGATAGAGACACCAATATTCTATTTGCCCATCAAACTATTTCGGAAGGTGCAGGTTCTCAGGACTTAGGAACTTCTGAAATTGTGAAAAAATGGTGGAATCATATGGCGGATATTATGGAAACCAATCCGGATAACTCTCCAATAAGCGTTCCTTTAAAAGAAGTTTTTCATTTAGAGTAAATAGTTGATCCTCTTTGTTTTGAAAGCTTTTTCAGTTCCGTTTGTATTATTTAATTCCAACAATAAAACGATCATTTTCAGATAAATCTTTAACAAGCTTAACTTCTGAAAACAAATCTTTATAAAGATTCAAAGTTTCCAGACCTAATTTTTGATTAATTTCTAAAAATAATAATCCGTTTTTATTTAAATATTTTTCAGAATCGTCTGCTATTTTTCGGTAAAAAATCAACGCGTCAGAAGTGGGAGAGAAGAGTGCCATTTTGGGCTCAAATTCTTTCACAGAATCGGCAATTTCGGTCTCTTCTTCAATTCCAATATAAGGTGGATTTGAAATGATAACGTCGTAATTATCAGTCAATTCAAAATTAAGATAATCCGCATGAATCAAATTGATTTTCAATTGATGAAAATCTGCATTTTTTTTTGCAACTTCTAAAGCTTTTTCAGAAAAATCGATTGATGAAACTTCGGCTTCAGGAAAATGTTTCTTTAAAACTAAAGGAATTATCCCGCTTCCGGTTCCGATGTCGAGGATTTTCAACTTGTGAATTGTGAATTGTGAATTGTGAATTTTTTGAATCGCGATTTCCAATAATTCTTCCGTTTCAGGGCGTGGAATTAGCACATTTTCATTCACAAAAAACTTCATTCCGTAAAATTCCGTTTCACCTAAAATATGCTGATACGGCTTGTTGGTTTTTAATTCTAAAATAACTTTTTGAAGCTTATTTTCATCCTCAATCAATAATTTCTGATCGGATAATCTTCTTTGATTAAAAGTATCAAGACCTAAAAAATGTTCTATAAAAATGGAGTATAAAAAAGCACTTTCCGATTCTGTATACAGCTCGGAAAGTTCATTTTGGAAGTATTGCTTATATTCTAAAATCGTCATTATCTTGTAAAAACCAATTTAGTATCTGTAGATTTTTCTTCGTTGATTCTATAACCTTCGTAGTTGAAAGCTTTTACATCATTCAATGTTTTCGCATTGGTTTCTGCGCAGAATCTTACGGCCAAACCTCTTGCGTGTTTTGTGTAAACTACGATTGTTTTCAGTTTTCCTTCTCTTAATTCGTAAAAATCAAAATCAATTACGGGGTGATTTAGCTTTTTTCTGTCGATTACTTTTCCGTATTCGTTGCTACATAAATGAAGAAGAACTTCATTTTTTTTCATCTCAGAATTCAATTGTTCGGTCACTTTTTCTTTCCAGAATTCGTACAGATTTTTATAATTTTCAAACTCGAAATTACGTCCCATTTCCAGTCTGTAAAGCATTACTTTGTCAGAAGGTTTCAACAAACCATACAATCCGGAAAGTATTCTGTAGTTTTTCTGTAAATAATCTACGGCGTTTTTATCTAAAGTTTTAGCATCCAGCCCTCTGTAAACTTCACCTGTAAAGGCAAACATGGCGGGAGCAGATTCTTTTGCGGTTGGTTTTTCTTTCCATTTTTGGTTTCTTTCCCAGTTTTCATCGGCCAGTTTTGGCGATATTTCCATGAGTTCAGAAAGATATTTTGGAGATCTATGTTTTAAATGTGATTGTAAAAGTGCTGCTTCTTCAATGAATTTAGGCGTTGTAGTTCTCAAAAGGTCTGTTGAGTTTTCTACGTTCATTAATTTAGCAGGAGATGTTATTATTTTCATGTTGTTAAAAGGCGGATAAATGTTTAATATCAATAAAATTCATGATCATTAAAGACACAAAATCAAATAGAAAATGGCACATAATGATGATTTTAATATTCGAATATAATTTATAAAATACAGCAAAAACGATCCCGATAAAGAGAGGTCCTACAACCTGACCAATCGTTCCGTATGTACTGTGAAGAATTCCAAATAAAATAGCGGAGATCATAACTCCTAAAACCGGACTGTTGTATATTTTTTCAACTCTGGGCTGGATGTAACCTCGCATTAAAACCTCTTCTACAACGCCCGCAGTTAGACACGTAAAAATAATCAAAAAATAATTATTCTTAAAAATCGATTGCAGCTGAATGAGTTTGTCGCTCATTTTTTCATGCGTAATAAGAAAGATTAACCCATTTAAAAGTGCGCCTCCAATCGCGCAAATAAAATAAAGACAAAGCACGGCACCAATATAAAAAGACATTGGATATTTTTTGTCTTTCCAAATCGTAATGGAGCTTTTCTCGATTAATTTACTGTAAAGAAAAATCAATAACAAAACGATCCAAATAACAATTCTGCTATTAAAAAACAGACCGGCTGTCATAGTTTTTGTCCCTGTAATTAAGCTCAAGAAAGGAAAAACATAAAGCATCACTAATGCAAGGAGCGCAAAAGTGAGAAGAATTCCTAAAGAATATTTTCCGTTAAAACTCATAAAATGATTGAGAAATTATAATTAAATAATTCCTTTTCCTTGTCTGATCAGTTCAGGTTCTCCGGAAGTAAGGTCTACAATTGTTGAAGCTACGTTGTCTCCATATCCTGAATCAATGACAATATCAACCAGATGGTCATATTTTTCGGCAATTAATTCGGGATCTGTAGAATATTCAATGATCTCGTCATCATCTTTTATGGAAGTTGAGGCAATCGGATGTCCTAATTTTTCAACAATAAGCTGTGGAATCGGGTGATCCGGCACACGAATACCGATTGTTTTGTGACCTTTATAAGCTAAAGGCACACTTTTGTTGGCATCCAAAATAAATGTGAAAGGACCTGGAAGATGGCTTTTTAAAAACCTGAAAACCGAAGTGTCAATAGGTCTCGTAAAATCTGAAAGATGGCTTAAATCATTACAAATAATAGAGAATTGAGCCTTCTCCAGTTTCATTTTTTTGATCTGAGCCAGTTTTTCCATGGCTTTTATATCAAAAATATTACAACCTAACGCATAAATAGTATCGGACGGATAAATGATCAATCCGCCATTATTTAAACATTTAATTACCTCATTAATAAGATTTTCCTGAGGGTTTTCCGGGTAAATTCTTAGTATTTTTGCCATAGTACAAAGATACAAATATTAAAATAGTTT harbors:
- the yaaA gene encoding peroxide stress protein YaaA, whose translation is MKIITSPAKLMNVENSTDLLRTTTPKFIEEAALLQSHLKHRSPKYLSELMEISPKLADENWERNQKWKEKPTAKESAPAMFAFTGEVYRGLDAKTLDKNAVDYLQKNYRILSGLYGLLKPSDKVMLYRLEMGRNFEFENYKNLYEFWKEKVTEQLNSEMKKNEVLLHLCSNEYGKVIDRKKLNHPVIDFDFYELREGKLKTIVVYTKHARGLAVRFCAETNAKTLNDVKAFNYEGYRINEEKSTDTKLVFTR
- a CDS encoding CPBP family intramembrane glutamic endopeptidase; its protein translation is MSFNGKYSLGILLTFALLALVMLYVFPFLSLITGTKTMTAGLFFNSRIVIWIVLLLIFLYSKLIEKSSITIWKDKKYPMSFYIGAVLCLYFICAIGGALLNGLIFLITHEKMSDKLIQLQSIFKNNYFLIIFTCLTAGVVEEVLMRGYIQPRVEKIYNSPVLGVMISAILFGILHSTYGTIGQVVGPLFIGIVFAVFYKLYSNIKIIIMCHFLFDFVSLMIMNFIDIKHLSAF
- a CDS encoding L-threonylcarbamoyladenylate synthase; this encodes MAKILRIYPENPQENLINEVIKCLNNGGLIIYPSDTIYALGCNIFDIKAMEKLAQIKKMKLEKAQFSIICNDLSHLSDFTRPIDTSVFRFLKSHLPGPFTFILDANKSVPLAYKGHKTIGIRVPDHPIPQLIVEKLGHPIASTSIKDDDEIIEYSTDPELIAEKYDHLVDIVIDSGYGDNVASTIVDLTSGEPELIRQGKGII